The genomic stretch GGCAACAGGAGAAGGGCACCCCGCAGGCCTCTCGGctgccaatggcaatggacGAGCAATTGAAATAGTTGTTGCTGTCCCAATCCTTGGGCCCATCAATGCCACAGCACTGCAACCAGTCCTCTTGTATCCAATCGATGAGATTCTGCTGATCGGCGTCTTCACGATAATGCCGTATGAAGGCCTTGAGCCCCTCAGTGGCTTGGTCTTTGATCTGGAATGTGGAAAACGATTAAAATCATTTTATCTTGATTAGAAAAAGGCTTACCCAGCCCTTGTCCTTGAGCACAAATGCCAACGCACAGAACCCAATCTCAGCTATGAGCAAGATACTCAGAAAAATGGCATACTACGGagagaaaatattttgaaatttatgagCTTCGTGGAAACAATTCGCATACCCACCGCCGCCAAGAGACAAGTATTTTCCCGCAAAGCGCCCACGCTGCCCATGAAGCCGAGAAGGAAGGTAATGCCTCCCAATATAATCAACACAAAGGCCGGATCCAAGGCTATGAAACTCAGCTTTGCAATGTTGCGAAACATGTCTTTCTCGCTCCAAGCCCAGATGCCAACGGCCAACACCATAAGAGCAGCCATCCATATGAAAACATTACTCGTGAAGAGCAGGTATTTGAGGCAGCAGCTTATTTCGCTTGTCTCGCGTCGATATTTGCGCACTGCAGGCATCTCCGGAATGATTTAAACTTGATTTGTACACTAATTTTAATGACTATgactaaaacaaaaaccaaaaacgcgaTTTTCACTTATTTACTGAAAGCTGGAGAACAGTGTGACCGCCGACCTGTCGAGCAAATATACgctctgaccctcagaaatataccgaaatatactgTAAATATGCGGATGGAAAAAACTTACTTAACCCTTCTGCGGACTGAGCACATCCTGGCAGTGAATTTTTAACAGATTTGAAACACCAtcaaaacagctgatgagcatTCAATAACAAAGTTTTGGTCTGATATGAGAAATTTCCACAGTCGTAAATTCATAAATTTGCTAATTTTATGACTATAATAGAACATTACATTATGTACAATAAACATTACTCCTTGGACTCCCTTAAAAAAGGCAGCAgatctgtttgttgtttttgtgccACCTTTTTGTCGATTGGaccaattttaaatttttaatatatccaCGATTGAAGTTTTTTCGATTTCTTCTTATCAGTCATTGGTTACGTTTTCGCAGTGAATTACAGTTTTTGGACATCCAATCCTTTATTCCAATAGTCAGTCCTGTAGGAATTTGATTGATGAATCGGACAAAATTAGGTGTTCAGAGCTGAGAGTTCTAGCTACCTAGTAATATTAAATCGAACAGCAAAATCGTGAATTATGATTTCCGATCATGGACtcagaacgattaacccattgtaaaACATTGCGTATTAAAATACACTCCTGGAAAATATTGAAACTTGATACAATTTTAGTGCaattcaggtgaaagatatcttggtaatttttgttgaaatGAAAGAGAAAGGATTGGTcaacaagaagaatttacattCAGTATTATTTTTAGCGGTTTACCTCAATCTGTTCACCTTTCGAAATTGACAGTGGGTTAAGTTCGCTTTTCCGTCGGTATATTTAAggtatattttgtaaataagaaggtatatttctgagggacGGACGGTGCCGTCACACTGGACACATGTAGCAGGAGGAAAAAACGCAGAACGCAAgaggaattaaaaaaaataaatacatatttagtCAAGTTTGCaagtgctgtgctgtgctcgGTGGTTTTATGGAACATTCAGCTCTTTTTGCCAAGCGTGCGCGGTTATTGCTACCTATTTATGACGACTGTGAGTTTTTCCCCAGCCTGTGCAAGTGCTtaagtgtgtgtgcgtgcgtgagTTTTTGAGATTTACTGATGGctgaaaatgtttaattagCAACGTAAAGCGAATAAAATGCATACACTAACTTGATACAGTCGATATACATGAAGGAAGTTCATCGAAAAATGTAAGAAAAGTTGATATTGTAAGCCCTGTAATGGCCCTTAGGGCGAACAACCCCCCGCATTTAATCAAAGAAAAatgtttgcatgtgtgtgctcTTCGTGCTGGCAGCGCAGTTGACGGCCGAAAAAATTTGTAGTTAAAAGTGAAAATTCTTCTAATAATAACAATGGTACGATTCTGCCAGGTCGCATAGAACAAAAACAGTTGCGTGGCGGATAGTGTAAAA from Drosophila pseudoobscura strain MV-25-SWS-2005 chromosome 4, UCI_Dpse_MV25, whole genome shotgun sequence encodes the following:
- the Tsp26A gene encoding tetraspanin-17 isoform X3 — encoded protein: MPAVRKYRRETSEISCCLKYLLFTSNVFIWMAALMVLAVGIWAWSEKDMFRNIAKLSFIALDPAFVLIILGGITFLLGFMGSVGALRENTCLLAAYAIFLSILLIAEIGFCALAFVLKDKGWIKDQATEGLKAFIRHYREDADQQNLIDWIQEDWLQCCGIDGPKDWDSNNYFNCSSIAIGSREACGVPFSCCRRRPQELIKNKQCGYDVRKEGYPVDRNIHERGCLRAGEDWLEAHLISVAAACVGLLMLQGMELSKIIYEKGCVQAGEEWMEHNLIIISTAVIAVMFFQILGICFAQNLRADIYTQKSKWH
- the Tsp26A gene encoding tetraspanin-17 isoform X2, which codes for MPAVRKYRRETSEISCCLKYLLFTSNVFIWMAALMVLAVGIWAWSEKDMFRNIAKLSFIALDPAFVLIILGGITFLLGFMGSVGALRENTCLLAAYAIFLSILLIAEIGFCALAFVLKDKGWIKDQATEGLKAFIRHYREDADQQNLIDWIQEDWLQCCGIDGPKDWDSNNYFNCSSIAIGSREACGVPFSCCRRRPQELIKNKQCGYDVRKEGYPVDRNIHERGCLRAGEDWLEAHLISVAAACVGLLMLQILGICFAQNLRADIYTQKSKWH
- the Tsp26A gene encoding tetraspanin-17 isoform X1 translates to MPAVRKYRRETSEISCCLKYLLFTSNVFIWMAALMVLAVGIWAWSEKDMFRNIAKLSFIALDPAFVLIILGGITFLLGFMGSVGALRENTCLLAAYAIFLSILLIAEIGFCALAFVLKDKGWIKDQATEGLKAFIRHYREDADQQNLIDWIQEDWLQCCGIDGPKDWDSNNYFNCSSIAIGSREACGVPFSCCRRRPQELIKNKQCGYDVRKEGYGMELSKIIYEKGCVQAGEEWMEHNLIIISTAVIAVMFFQILGICFAQNLRADIYTQKSKWH